Proteins encoded by one window of Polaribacter haliotis:
- a CDS encoding ATP-grasp domain-containing protein, which produces MSQQPLNFLCITTYFKGEDFIKSCKEAGNKVYLLTKKSLENENWPWEAIDDVFYIEEWNQNDVIKGISYKFREINFNRFVALDDFDVEKVALLREHFRMPGMGRTTAHYFRDKLAMRVKANNEGVNVPEFTSLFNNDDINNYADTIPAPWLLKPRMEASATGIKKIHSKDELWQIVNDLGDERDNYLVEKFAPGDVFHVDSLNVDGKVVFARVSKYLDTPFEVAHSGGIFRSATSEIGSKVEKGLQKMNKQVMKAFGMKSGASHTEFIQSKATGELFFLETSSRVGGANLAEMVAYASGVNLWGEWAKIETANLKNEVYKLPKIHNKYAGIVVSLSRFEHPDTSSFTDKEIVWRMNKQWHIGLIIVSESSERVLELLDRYTHRISSEFHASIPAPDKSL; this is translated from the coding sequence ATGTCTCAACAACCATTAAATTTTCTTTGCATAACCACTTACTTTAAAGGTGAAGATTTTATTAAAAGCTGTAAAGAAGCAGGAAATAAAGTCTATTTATTGACCAAAAAAAGTTTGGAGAACGAAAATTGGCCTTGGGAAGCAATTGACGATGTTTTTTATATAGAAGAATGGAACCAGAATGATGTAATTAAAGGAATTTCATATAAATTCAGGGAAATAAACTTTAACAGGTTTGTAGCTTTAGATGATTTTGATGTAGAAAAAGTGGCTCTTTTACGTGAGCATTTTAGAATGCCAGGAATGGGTAGAACTACTGCACATTATTTTAGAGACAAATTGGCAATGCGTGTAAAAGCAAATAATGAAGGTGTAAATGTACCTGAATTTACTTCGCTTTTTAATAATGATGATATTAACAATTATGCAGATACAATTCCTGCTCCTTGGCTATTAAAACCAAGAATGGAAGCTTCTGCAACAGGAATTAAAAAAATACATTCTAAAGATGAATTGTGGCAAATTGTTAATGATTTAGGGGATGAAAGAGATAATTATTTGGTTGAAAAATTTGCTCCTGGAGATGTTTTTCATGTAGATAGTTTAAATGTTGATGGTAAAGTAGTTTTTGCGAGAGTCAGCAAATATTTAGATACACCTTTTGAGGTAGCTCATAGTGGAGGAATTTTTAGATCTGCAACTTCAGAAATTGGTTCTAAAGTAGAAAAGGGATTGCAAAAAATGAATAAACAAGTGATGAAAGCCTTTGGAATGAAATCTGGAGCTTCTCATACAGAATTTATTCAATCGAAAGCCACTGGAGAATTGTTCTTTTTAGAAACTTCATCGAGAGTTGGTGGTGCAAATTTAGCAGAAATGGTTGCCTATGCTTCTGGTGTAAATCTTTGGGGTGAATGGGCCAAAATTGAAACAGCAAACCTAAAAAATGAGGTTTATAAATTACCTAAAATTCATAATAAATATGCAGGAATTGTAGTTTCTTTAAGTAGATTCGAACATCCTGATACTTCCAGCTTTACAGACAAAGAAATAGTTTGGAGAATGAATAAACAGTGGCATATTGGTTTAATAATAGTATCTGAATCCAGCGAACGTGTTTTAGAATTGTTAGATAGATACACACATAGAATTTCTTCTGAATTTCATGCTAGTATTCCTGCTCCAGATAAATCTTTATAG